One Rosa chinensis cultivar Old Blush chromosome 5, RchiOBHm-V2, whole genome shotgun sequence genomic region harbors:
- the LOC112167958 gene encoding probable LRR receptor-like serine/threonine-protein kinase At1g53430 isoform X1, translating to MGFVISNSRIGLVFAFGFLVLICFTGFGSHAQLIPLQEVKTLETISQKLQNSFWNISQSSCQDGGSSFNKNITDKILSNVTCDCSFANNTCHVTNIVMYGLNLTGILPEEFGDLTYLQELDLTLNYINGSIPTGISRAPLRNLSLTGNRLSGSIPKEIGDIATLTELLLEDNQLEGPLPQNLGSLSSLNRLLLSANNFTGTIPESFGNLKNLTDFRIDGSRISGKIPTFIGNWTKLDRLDMQGTSMEGPIPSTISLLTKLTQLIISDMNGSSMHFPKLEDLKILKTLILRNCSITDSIPDYIGDMTNLKILDLSFNKLTGEVPTTLENLVALDYMFLTNNLLTGEVPSWILSNKNNFDLSYNNFSGSPTVGCQHLSVNLISSFSSSQSPWCLQKDLPCSTKAKYYSVFINCGGGRMKFNGNQYEEDLSPEGPSDFISSFEKWGYSSTGIYMGKEKADYTATNTSPLNGSPIYQTARLSPLSLKYYGLCMLKGSYKVQLHFAEIKYSDNGTFTDLGQRIFDVSIQGNLVLKDFNIMKEAGGAGKGIVREFNVLVNGSTLEIHLSWKGKGTNAIPDRGGYGPLISAITVTPNFKVDIGLSAGAIAGIVVASCVLIVLILAVLRYMGYLGGEDLEDKELRGLELQTGYFTLRQIKAATGNFDPSNKIGEGGFGPVYKGVLLDGAVIAVKQLSSKSKQGNREFVNEIGMISALQHPNLVKLFGCCIEGNQLLLIYEYMENNSLARALFGKACNVISIMLNSEVLYFMFLSPIIVGREEQRLHLDWKTRKKICMGIARGLTYLHEESRLKIVHRDIKATNVLLDKDLNAKISDFGLAKLDEEENSHISTRIAGTIGYMAPEYAMRGYLTDKADVYSFGIVALEIVSGKSNTNYRPKEEYVYLLDWAYVLQEQGNMLELVDPDLGSNYSKEQAMTMLNLALLCTNPSPTLRPPMSSVVSMLEGKSPIQAPLIKGDTMEQDARFKAFERLSQDSQTQVSTLSQDSLVRGTSMEGPLIDSSVSLASKDESHEHPSTSLLKDL from the exons ATGGGGTTCGTGATTTCGAACTCTAGGATTGGTTTGGTCTTTGCTTTTGGGTTTCTggtgctgatttgcttcactgGGTTTGGGTCTCATGCTCAACTCATTCCTCTACAAGAAG TGAAAACTCTTGAAACGATATCCCAGAAACTCCAGAATTCTTTTTGGAACATTAGCCAAAGTTCTTGCCAAGATGGTGGATCAAGCTTTAATAAGAATATCACGGACAAGATTCTAAGCAATGTCACTTGCGACTGTTCCTTCGCAAACAACACTTGCCATGTCACAAACAT AGTGATGTACGGTCTAAATTTAACTGGTATTCTACCTGAGGAATTTGGAGATCTTACATATCTACAAGAACT tgATCTCACTCTTAACTACATCAATGGATCCATTCCTACAGGCATTTCTCGCGCCCCTCTTAGGAATCT GTCTCTTACAGGAAATCGACTAAGTGGTTCTATTCCAAAGGAAATTGGTGACATTGCTACTCTTACTGAGCT TTTGTTGGAAGATAATCAACTTGAAGGGCCTCTTCCTCAAAACCTTGGGAGTTTGAGTTCCTTGAATAGACT CCTTCTTTCTGCGAATAACTTTACAGGAACAATTCCAGAATCATTTGGAAATCTAAAGAACTTAACCGATTT TAGGATAGATGGGAGCCGAATCTCAGGAAAAATACCTACTTTTATTGGAAACTGGACCAAGCTTGACAGACT GGATATGCAAGGCACGTCCATGGAAGGCCCCATTCCTTCCACCATATCTTTGCTGACAAAGTTAACTCAATT GATCATATCTGATATGAATGGATCAAGTATGCATTTTCCTAAATTGGaggatttgaaaattttgaaaacatt GATTCTGAGAAATTGCTCAATTACCGATTCTATCCCTGACTACATTGGAGATATGACAAATTTAAAGATATT GGACCTGAGCTTTAACAAGTTGACAGGTGAAGTTCCAACGACCCTTGAGAATCTTGTTGCTCTTGATTACAT GTTTTTGACCAACAATTTACTGACTGGAGAAGTACCAAGCTGGATATTGAGCAACAAAAATAACTT TGATTTGTCTTACAACAATTTTAGCGGATCACCTACAGTTGGTTGTCAACACTTATCAGT GAATTTAATTTCTAGCTTTTCATCTTCACAAAGCCC GTGGTGCTTGCAGAAGGACCTCCCTTGTTCCACAAAAGCCAAAT ACTATTCTGTGTTTATTAATTGTGGGGGGGGTCGGATGAAATTCAATGGTAATCAGTACGAAGAGGACTTGAGCCCTGAGGGACCGTCAGACTTCATTTCCTCATTTGAGAAGTGGGGTTATAGCAGTACAGGGATTTACATGGGGAAGGAAAAAGCAGATTACACAGCAACAAACACATCACCTCTTAATGGTTCACCAATTTATCAAACTGCCCGCCTTTCCCCGCTCTCACTCAAGTATTATGGCCTTTGCATGCTTAAGGGTAGTTACAAAGTGCAGCTCCACTTCGCTGAAATAAAGTATTCAGATAATGGCACATTCACTGACCTCGGGCAGCGTATATTTGATGTGTCAATTCAA GGAAATTTGGTTTTAAAGGATTTCAATATTATGAAGGAAGCAGGAGGTGCTGGTAAAGGCATCGTCAGAGAATTTAATGTCCTTGTTAATGGTAGCACTCTAGAAATCCACTTATCCTGGAAAGGAAAAGGAACTAATGCAATACCTGATAGGGGTGGCTATGGACCTCTTATATCTGCAATTACTGTGACACCAA ATTTTAAGGTTGATATTGGCCTATCTGCTGGAGCTATTGCTGGCATTGTAGTAGCATCATGTGTGttgattgtattgattttgGCAGTCCTTCGATATATGGGTTACTTGGGGGGCGAAGACCTTGAAGATAAAG AACTGCGTGGGCTAGAACTACAAACAGGTTATTTCACCTTACGACAAATTAAAGCTGCCACAGGTAACTTTGATCCTTCAAATAAGATAGGTGAAGGAGGTTTTGGGCCTGTTTACAAG GGGGTACTACTAGATGGTGCTGTAATTGCTGTTAAGCAGCTCTCATCTAAATCAAAGCAAGGGAACCGTGAATTTGTTAACGAGATAGGCATGATATCTGCTTTGCAACACCCAAATCTCGTGAAGCTTTTTGGTTGCTGTATCGAAGGAAACCAGTTACTGCTTATATATGAATACATGGAAAACAATAGTCTTGCCCGTGCACTTTTTGGTAAAGCCTGCAACGTTATCAGCATAATGTTAAATTCAGAGGTCTTGTATTTCATGTTCTTGTCCCCTATAATTGTAGGTCGTGAAGAACAACGGCTACACTTGGACtggaaaacaagaaagaagatatgcatgGGGATAGCGAGAGGGTTGACCTATCTTCATGAAGAATCAAGGTTGAAAATTGTTCACAGGGATATAAAGGCAACTAATGTCCTGCTTGATAAGGATCTGAATGCCAAAATATCTGATTTTGGTTTAGCTAAGCTGGATGAGGAAGAGAACTCACATATCAGCACTCGAATAGCTGGAACAAT AGGCTATATGGCACCTGAATACGCAATGAGGGGATACTTGACTGACAAAGCAGATGTGTACAGTTTTGGTATTGTTGCCTTAGAAATAGTCAGTGGAAAGAGCAACACAAATTACAGACCAAAGGAGGAGTACGTGTATCTCCTTGATTGG GCCTATGTCCTACAAGAGCAAGGAAATATGTTAGAACTTGTGGATCCAGATCTTGGTTCAAACTACTCCAAAGAACAGGCGATGACAATGCTTAACTTGGCGCTCTTATGCACCAATCCATCTCCCACTCTCAGACCACCCATGTCATCTGTCGTAAGCATGCTTGAAGGTAAAAGTCCGATTCAAGCACCGTTAATCAAGGGCGACACGATGGAGCAGGATGCGAGGTTCAAAGCCTTTGAGAGACTATCACAAGACAGCCAAACACAAGTTTCAACTCTCTCGCAAGATAGTCTTGTAAGAGGAACATCAATGGAAGGTCCATTGATTGATTCTTCGGTTTCTCTCGCTAGTAAGGATGAGTCCCATGAACATCCTTCAACAAGCCTACTAAAGGATCTGTAG
- the LOC112167958 gene encoding probable LRR receptor-like serine/threonine-protein kinase At1g53430 isoform X2 has translation MGFVISNSRIGLVFAFGFLVLICFTGFGSHAQLIPLQEVKTLETISQKLQNSFWNISQSSCQDGGSSFNKNITDKILSNVTCDCSFANNTCHVTNIVMYGLNLTGILPEEFGDLTYLQELDLTLNYINGSIPTGISRAPLRNLSLTGNRLSGSIPKEIGDIATLTELLLSANNFTGTIPESFGNLKNLTDFRIDGSRISGKIPTFIGNWTKLDRLDMQGTSMEGPIPSTISLLTKLTQLIISDMNGSSMHFPKLEDLKILKTLILRNCSITDSIPDYIGDMTNLKILDLSFNKLTGEVPTTLENLVALDYMFLTNNLLTGEVPSWILSNKNNFDLSYNNFSGSPTVGCQHLSVNLISSFSSSQSPWCLQKDLPCSTKAKYYSVFINCGGGRMKFNGNQYEEDLSPEGPSDFISSFEKWGYSSTGIYMGKEKADYTATNTSPLNGSPIYQTARLSPLSLKYYGLCMLKGSYKVQLHFAEIKYSDNGTFTDLGQRIFDVSIQGNLVLKDFNIMKEAGGAGKGIVREFNVLVNGSTLEIHLSWKGKGTNAIPDRGGYGPLISAITVTPNFKVDIGLSAGAIAGIVVASCVLIVLILAVLRYMGYLGGEDLEDKELRGLELQTGYFTLRQIKAATGNFDPSNKIGEGGFGPVYKGVLLDGAVIAVKQLSSKSKQGNREFVNEIGMISALQHPNLVKLFGCCIEGNQLLLIYEYMENNSLARALFGKACNVISIMLNSEVLYFMFLSPIIVGREEQRLHLDWKTRKKICMGIARGLTYLHEESRLKIVHRDIKATNVLLDKDLNAKISDFGLAKLDEEENSHISTRIAGTIGYMAPEYAMRGYLTDKADVYSFGIVALEIVSGKSNTNYRPKEEYVYLLDWAYVLQEQGNMLELVDPDLGSNYSKEQAMTMLNLALLCTNPSPTLRPPMSSVVSMLEGKSPIQAPLIKGDTMEQDARFKAFERLSQDSQTQVSTLSQDSLVRGTSMEGPLIDSSVSLASKDESHEHPSTSLLKDL, from the exons ATGGGGTTCGTGATTTCGAACTCTAGGATTGGTTTGGTCTTTGCTTTTGGGTTTCTggtgctgatttgcttcactgGGTTTGGGTCTCATGCTCAACTCATTCCTCTACAAGAAG TGAAAACTCTTGAAACGATATCCCAGAAACTCCAGAATTCTTTTTGGAACATTAGCCAAAGTTCTTGCCAAGATGGTGGATCAAGCTTTAATAAGAATATCACGGACAAGATTCTAAGCAATGTCACTTGCGACTGTTCCTTCGCAAACAACACTTGCCATGTCACAAACAT AGTGATGTACGGTCTAAATTTAACTGGTATTCTACCTGAGGAATTTGGAGATCTTACATATCTACAAGAACT tgATCTCACTCTTAACTACATCAATGGATCCATTCCTACAGGCATTTCTCGCGCCCCTCTTAGGAATCT GTCTCTTACAGGAAATCGACTAAGTGGTTCTATTCCAAAGGAAATTGGTGACATTGCTACTCTTACTGAGCT CCTTCTTTCTGCGAATAACTTTACAGGAACAATTCCAGAATCATTTGGAAATCTAAAGAACTTAACCGATTT TAGGATAGATGGGAGCCGAATCTCAGGAAAAATACCTACTTTTATTGGAAACTGGACCAAGCTTGACAGACT GGATATGCAAGGCACGTCCATGGAAGGCCCCATTCCTTCCACCATATCTTTGCTGACAAAGTTAACTCAATT GATCATATCTGATATGAATGGATCAAGTATGCATTTTCCTAAATTGGaggatttgaaaattttgaaaacatt GATTCTGAGAAATTGCTCAATTACCGATTCTATCCCTGACTACATTGGAGATATGACAAATTTAAAGATATT GGACCTGAGCTTTAACAAGTTGACAGGTGAAGTTCCAACGACCCTTGAGAATCTTGTTGCTCTTGATTACAT GTTTTTGACCAACAATTTACTGACTGGAGAAGTACCAAGCTGGATATTGAGCAACAAAAATAACTT TGATTTGTCTTACAACAATTTTAGCGGATCACCTACAGTTGGTTGTCAACACTTATCAGT GAATTTAATTTCTAGCTTTTCATCTTCACAAAGCCC GTGGTGCTTGCAGAAGGACCTCCCTTGTTCCACAAAAGCCAAAT ACTATTCTGTGTTTATTAATTGTGGGGGGGGTCGGATGAAATTCAATGGTAATCAGTACGAAGAGGACTTGAGCCCTGAGGGACCGTCAGACTTCATTTCCTCATTTGAGAAGTGGGGTTATAGCAGTACAGGGATTTACATGGGGAAGGAAAAAGCAGATTACACAGCAACAAACACATCACCTCTTAATGGTTCACCAATTTATCAAACTGCCCGCCTTTCCCCGCTCTCACTCAAGTATTATGGCCTTTGCATGCTTAAGGGTAGTTACAAAGTGCAGCTCCACTTCGCTGAAATAAAGTATTCAGATAATGGCACATTCACTGACCTCGGGCAGCGTATATTTGATGTGTCAATTCAA GGAAATTTGGTTTTAAAGGATTTCAATATTATGAAGGAAGCAGGAGGTGCTGGTAAAGGCATCGTCAGAGAATTTAATGTCCTTGTTAATGGTAGCACTCTAGAAATCCACTTATCCTGGAAAGGAAAAGGAACTAATGCAATACCTGATAGGGGTGGCTATGGACCTCTTATATCTGCAATTACTGTGACACCAA ATTTTAAGGTTGATATTGGCCTATCTGCTGGAGCTATTGCTGGCATTGTAGTAGCATCATGTGTGttgattgtattgattttgGCAGTCCTTCGATATATGGGTTACTTGGGGGGCGAAGACCTTGAAGATAAAG AACTGCGTGGGCTAGAACTACAAACAGGTTATTTCACCTTACGACAAATTAAAGCTGCCACAGGTAACTTTGATCCTTCAAATAAGATAGGTGAAGGAGGTTTTGGGCCTGTTTACAAG GGGGTACTACTAGATGGTGCTGTAATTGCTGTTAAGCAGCTCTCATCTAAATCAAAGCAAGGGAACCGTGAATTTGTTAACGAGATAGGCATGATATCTGCTTTGCAACACCCAAATCTCGTGAAGCTTTTTGGTTGCTGTATCGAAGGAAACCAGTTACTGCTTATATATGAATACATGGAAAACAATAGTCTTGCCCGTGCACTTTTTGGTAAAGCCTGCAACGTTATCAGCATAATGTTAAATTCAGAGGTCTTGTATTTCATGTTCTTGTCCCCTATAATTGTAGGTCGTGAAGAACAACGGCTACACTTGGACtggaaaacaagaaagaagatatgcatgGGGATAGCGAGAGGGTTGACCTATCTTCATGAAGAATCAAGGTTGAAAATTGTTCACAGGGATATAAAGGCAACTAATGTCCTGCTTGATAAGGATCTGAATGCCAAAATATCTGATTTTGGTTTAGCTAAGCTGGATGAGGAAGAGAACTCACATATCAGCACTCGAATAGCTGGAACAAT AGGCTATATGGCACCTGAATACGCAATGAGGGGATACTTGACTGACAAAGCAGATGTGTACAGTTTTGGTATTGTTGCCTTAGAAATAGTCAGTGGAAAGAGCAACACAAATTACAGACCAAAGGAGGAGTACGTGTATCTCCTTGATTGG GCCTATGTCCTACAAGAGCAAGGAAATATGTTAGAACTTGTGGATCCAGATCTTGGTTCAAACTACTCCAAAGAACAGGCGATGACAATGCTTAACTTGGCGCTCTTATGCACCAATCCATCTCCCACTCTCAGACCACCCATGTCATCTGTCGTAAGCATGCTTGAAGGTAAAAGTCCGATTCAAGCACCGTTAATCAAGGGCGACACGATGGAGCAGGATGCGAGGTTCAAAGCCTTTGAGAGACTATCACAAGACAGCCAAACACAAGTTTCAACTCTCTCGCAAGATAGTCTTGTAAGAGGAACATCAATGGAAGGTCCATTGATTGATTCTTCGGTTTCTCTCGCTAGTAAGGATGAGTCCCATGAACATCCTTCAACAAGCCTACTAAAGGATCTGTAG
- the LOC112167962 gene encoding ATP synthase subunit alpha, mitochondrial — protein MKFSTRAVELTTLLESRITNFYTNFEVDEIGRVVSVGDGIARVYGLNEIQAGEMVEFASSVKGIALNLKNENIGIVVFGSDSAIKEGDLVKRTGSIVNVPAGKALLGRVVDGLGVPIDGRGALSDHEQRRVEVKAPGIIKCKYVHELMQTGLKAVDSLVPIGRGQQELIIGDRQTGKTAIAIDTILNQKQLNSRATS, from the coding sequence ATGAAATTCTCTACAAGAGCTGTGGAACTAACGACTCTATTAGAAAGTAGAATTACCAACTTTTACACGAATTTTGAAGTGGATGAGATCGGTCGAGTGGTCTCAGTTGGAGATGGGATTGCACGTGTTTATGGATTGAACGAGATTCAAGCTGGGGAAATGGTTGAATTTGCCAGCAGTGTGAAAGGAATAGCGTTGAATCTTAAGAATGAGAATATAGGGATTGTTGTCTTTGGTAGTGATTCCGCTATTAAAGAAGGAGATCTTGTCAAGCGCACTGGATCTATTGTGAATGTTCCTGCGGGAAAGGCTCTGCTAGGGCGTGTGGTCGACGGGTTGGGAGTTCCTATTGATGGAAGAGGAGCTCTAAGCGATCATGAGCAAAGACGTGTCGAAGTGAAAGCCCCTGGCATTATTAAATGTAAATATGTGCACGAGCTTATGCAAACAGGGTTAAAAGCGGTAGATAGCCTGGTTCCTATAGGCCGTGGTCAACAAGAACTTATAATAGGGGACCGACAAACTGGAAAAACGGCTATTGCTATCGATACCATATTAAACCAAAAGCAACTGAACTCAAGGGCCACCTCTTAG
- the LOC112167958 gene encoding probable LRR receptor-like serine/threonine-protein kinase At1g53430 isoform X3, with protein MGFVISNSRIGLVFAFGFLVLICFTGFGSHAQLIPLQEVKTLETISQKLQNSFWNISQSSCQDGGSSFNKNITDKILSNVTCDCSFANNTCHVTNIVMYGLNLTGILPEEFGDLTYLQELDLTLNYINGSIPTGISRAPLRNLSLTGNRLSGSIPKEIGDIATLTELLLEDNQLEGPLPQNLGSLSSLNRLLLSANNFTGTIPESFGNLKNLTDFRIDGSRISGKIPTFIGNWTKLDRLDMQGTSMEGPIPSTISLLTKLTQLIISDMNGSSMHFPKLEDLKILKTLILRNCSITDSIPDYIGDMTNLKILDLSFNKLTGEVPTTLENLVALDYMFLTNNLLTGEVPSWILSNKNNFDLSYNNFSGSPTVGCQHLSVNLISSFSSSQSPWCLQKDLPCSTKAKYYSVFINCGGGRMKFNGNQYEEDLSPEGPSDFISSFEKWGYSSTGIYMGKEKADYTATNTSPLNGSPIYQTARLSPLSLKYYGLCMLKGSYKVQLHFAEIKYSDNGTFTDLGQRIFDVSIQGNLVLKDFNIMKEAGGAGKGIVREFNVLVNGSTLEIHLSWKGKGTNAIPDRGGYGPLISAITVTPNFKVDIGLSAGAIAGIVVASCVLIVLILAVLRYMGYLGGEDLEDKELRGLELQTGYFTLRQIKAATGNFDPSNKIGEGGFGPVYKGVLLDGAVIAVKQLSSKSKQGNREFVNEIGMISALQHPNLVKLFGCCIEGNQLLLIYEYMENNSLARALFGREEQRLHLDWKTRKKICMGIARGLTYLHEESRLKIVHRDIKATNVLLDKDLNAKISDFGLAKLDEEENSHISTRIAGTIGYMAPEYAMRGYLTDKADVYSFGIVALEIVSGKSNTNYRPKEEYVYLLDWAYVLQEQGNMLELVDPDLGSNYSKEQAMTMLNLALLCTNPSPTLRPPMSSVVSMLEGKSPIQAPLIKGDTMEQDARFKAFERLSQDSQTQVSTLSQDSLVRGTSMEGPLIDSSVSLASKDESHEHPSTSLLKDL; from the exons ATGGGGTTCGTGATTTCGAACTCTAGGATTGGTTTGGTCTTTGCTTTTGGGTTTCTggtgctgatttgcttcactgGGTTTGGGTCTCATGCTCAACTCATTCCTCTACAAGAAG TGAAAACTCTTGAAACGATATCCCAGAAACTCCAGAATTCTTTTTGGAACATTAGCCAAAGTTCTTGCCAAGATGGTGGATCAAGCTTTAATAAGAATATCACGGACAAGATTCTAAGCAATGTCACTTGCGACTGTTCCTTCGCAAACAACACTTGCCATGTCACAAACAT AGTGATGTACGGTCTAAATTTAACTGGTATTCTACCTGAGGAATTTGGAGATCTTACATATCTACAAGAACT tgATCTCACTCTTAACTACATCAATGGATCCATTCCTACAGGCATTTCTCGCGCCCCTCTTAGGAATCT GTCTCTTACAGGAAATCGACTAAGTGGTTCTATTCCAAAGGAAATTGGTGACATTGCTACTCTTACTGAGCT TTTGTTGGAAGATAATCAACTTGAAGGGCCTCTTCCTCAAAACCTTGGGAGTTTGAGTTCCTTGAATAGACT CCTTCTTTCTGCGAATAACTTTACAGGAACAATTCCAGAATCATTTGGAAATCTAAAGAACTTAACCGATTT TAGGATAGATGGGAGCCGAATCTCAGGAAAAATACCTACTTTTATTGGAAACTGGACCAAGCTTGACAGACT GGATATGCAAGGCACGTCCATGGAAGGCCCCATTCCTTCCACCATATCTTTGCTGACAAAGTTAACTCAATT GATCATATCTGATATGAATGGATCAAGTATGCATTTTCCTAAATTGGaggatttgaaaattttgaaaacatt GATTCTGAGAAATTGCTCAATTACCGATTCTATCCCTGACTACATTGGAGATATGACAAATTTAAAGATATT GGACCTGAGCTTTAACAAGTTGACAGGTGAAGTTCCAACGACCCTTGAGAATCTTGTTGCTCTTGATTACAT GTTTTTGACCAACAATTTACTGACTGGAGAAGTACCAAGCTGGATATTGAGCAACAAAAATAACTT TGATTTGTCTTACAACAATTTTAGCGGATCACCTACAGTTGGTTGTCAACACTTATCAGT GAATTTAATTTCTAGCTTTTCATCTTCACAAAGCCC GTGGTGCTTGCAGAAGGACCTCCCTTGTTCCACAAAAGCCAAAT ACTATTCTGTGTTTATTAATTGTGGGGGGGGTCGGATGAAATTCAATGGTAATCAGTACGAAGAGGACTTGAGCCCTGAGGGACCGTCAGACTTCATTTCCTCATTTGAGAAGTGGGGTTATAGCAGTACAGGGATTTACATGGGGAAGGAAAAAGCAGATTACACAGCAACAAACACATCACCTCTTAATGGTTCACCAATTTATCAAACTGCCCGCCTTTCCCCGCTCTCACTCAAGTATTATGGCCTTTGCATGCTTAAGGGTAGTTACAAAGTGCAGCTCCACTTCGCTGAAATAAAGTATTCAGATAATGGCACATTCACTGACCTCGGGCAGCGTATATTTGATGTGTCAATTCAA GGAAATTTGGTTTTAAAGGATTTCAATATTATGAAGGAAGCAGGAGGTGCTGGTAAAGGCATCGTCAGAGAATTTAATGTCCTTGTTAATGGTAGCACTCTAGAAATCCACTTATCCTGGAAAGGAAAAGGAACTAATGCAATACCTGATAGGGGTGGCTATGGACCTCTTATATCTGCAATTACTGTGACACCAA ATTTTAAGGTTGATATTGGCCTATCTGCTGGAGCTATTGCTGGCATTGTAGTAGCATCATGTGTGttgattgtattgattttgGCAGTCCTTCGATATATGGGTTACTTGGGGGGCGAAGACCTTGAAGATAAAG AACTGCGTGGGCTAGAACTACAAACAGGTTATTTCACCTTACGACAAATTAAAGCTGCCACAGGTAACTTTGATCCTTCAAATAAGATAGGTGAAGGAGGTTTTGGGCCTGTTTACAAG GGGGTACTACTAGATGGTGCTGTAATTGCTGTTAAGCAGCTCTCATCTAAATCAAAGCAAGGGAACCGTGAATTTGTTAACGAGATAGGCATGATATCTGCTTTGCAACACCCAAATCTCGTGAAGCTTTTTGGTTGCTGTATCGAAGGAAACCAGTTACTGCTTATATATGAATACATGGAAAACAATAGTCTTGCCCGTGCACTTTTTG GTCGTGAAGAACAACGGCTACACTTGGACtggaaaacaagaaagaagatatgcatgGGGATAGCGAGAGGGTTGACCTATCTTCATGAAGAATCAAGGTTGAAAATTGTTCACAGGGATATAAAGGCAACTAATGTCCTGCTTGATAAGGATCTGAATGCCAAAATATCTGATTTTGGTTTAGCTAAGCTGGATGAGGAAGAGAACTCACATATCAGCACTCGAATAGCTGGAACAAT AGGCTATATGGCACCTGAATACGCAATGAGGGGATACTTGACTGACAAAGCAGATGTGTACAGTTTTGGTATTGTTGCCTTAGAAATAGTCAGTGGAAAGAGCAACACAAATTACAGACCAAAGGAGGAGTACGTGTATCTCCTTGATTGG GCCTATGTCCTACAAGAGCAAGGAAATATGTTAGAACTTGTGGATCCAGATCTTGGTTCAAACTACTCCAAAGAACAGGCGATGACAATGCTTAACTTGGCGCTCTTATGCACCAATCCATCTCCCACTCTCAGACCACCCATGTCATCTGTCGTAAGCATGCTTGAAGGTAAAAGTCCGATTCAAGCACCGTTAATCAAGGGCGACACGATGGAGCAGGATGCGAGGTTCAAAGCCTTTGAGAGACTATCACAAGACAGCCAAACACAAGTTTCAACTCTCTCGCAAGATAGTCTTGTAAGAGGAACATCAATGGAAGGTCCATTGATTGATTCTTCGGTTTCTCTCGCTAGTAAGGATGAGTCCCATGAACATCCTTCAACAAGCCTACTAAAGGATCTGTAG